The window GATTGACCCTAGGCGCGCCGCGGTGGCGAAGGAACGCGCCGCGGGGCTACTCGGCAATGCCAGGGACGCCGCCCACATAGGCACATCACGTTCCCTTAGGTGCACACCGTGCCGACCCGAGCCTGTGTCTGGTCACCGATTCCGGCCCGCGTGGTAACTGTCTGGTGAGGACACCCACGGATTCGCGCGATGACCTCAGCGGTGTACCACCAGGACTGTCCTTTTGAGTCACCAACCGCGTGGTTCGCCGTTATCCAGTGCAGTGCTGCTCGGTTCCGTGCCGTGGATGGACGATCGAATGGCAGGGCTCGCGGCGCCGAGCAGCTGCTGACCGCACCCAACGAGACGAGAGTGAGATCGACCATGCGGACCACGAACTCGCGCCGGGCGCTGGCTCTGACGGCAGTCGCAACGCTCTTGACGGCCTGCGCGGGTGGCGGGGCCACGGTGGGGGAGACGGGCGGTGGAAGAGACCCACTCACCGCCACCACCGGGTTCGACGGCTCCACGATCACACTCGGCGTGCTCAGCCCGCTGTCCGGGCCCGCCGCCGTGTTCGGCAGGCCGATGACCTCGGGCAACGAGGTGTGGTTCAAGCACATCAACTCCCAGGGCGGCATCGGGGGCAAGTACCCGGTGCGACTGGTCGAGGAGGACACCCAGTACCGGCCCGACCTCACCGTGCAGCGGTACAACAAGGTCAAGGGTGACGTGGTGGCGTTCACCCAGTTGGTCGGCACGACGCCGACGTTGGCGCTGCTGCCGCTGCTGACGGCGGACAAGATCCTCGCCGCACCGGCGTCCGGGGACGCCGTCTGGGTACGGAAGGACAACCTGCTGCCGATCACCGCCCCGTACCAGATCCAGTCCATCAACGCGGTCGACCATTACCTCACCGAGCGCGGCGGCACCCCGCAGTCGAAGATCTGCACGATGATCCAGGACGATGCCTATGGCGAGGCGGGCCAACAGGGCATCGACTTCGCCGCCCAGCGGTATGGCTTCACCGTGACCATGACCCAGCGGTACAAACTGGGCACCGAGAACTACGCGGGTCAGATCGGCGCGCTCGCGGGGGCGGGGTGTGAAATGGTGTTCCTCGCCGCCACGCCGACCGACGCGGGCAAGATCTGGGGCGCGGCGGCCCAGGCCCGGTTCACCCCGAAGTGGTACGGGCAGGCGCCGAGTTATGCGGGCGCCCTGGCTGAGTCGCCTCTGGCGTCGTACCTGCAGCAGCACGTGCTCATCGCATACGAGGGCACGGAGTGGGGCGACCAGTCCGTGCCGGGCATGAAGGACTTGATCGATCGCGTGAGCCGGTTCGCGCCGCAACAGCAGCCGGACCTGTACTTCACTTTCGGCTACAACCAGGCGCGGGCGATGACCGCGGTGCTGGAGAAGGCCGTCGAGTTGGGCGATCTGTCCCGCGATGGTGTCCTGTCGGCGTCCCGGGAACTCGGCACGGTGTCCTTCGACGGGCTCAGCGGCGACTACGTCTACGGAAGGACCGACACGCGCAACCCTCCGCGCACCACAACACTGTTCCGGATCGACCCGGCCAAGCCGTTCGGCCTGGCCACCCTGAAGTACAACTTCACCTCTGATGCGGCGAAGGCGTATCCCTTCTGACACCCGGCGCCGGTGCGCGATGTCTACAGGTTGAAGTACTGGGAGGTCTTCCCCTCGCAGCCGAGCACCTTGCCGTCCGGGCATCTGATCACGATGCGCCCGGTCGCGCTCTTGCTCTCGCCACCGAACTCGTCTTTGATCTTGTACTTGAACTTCCAGTGCACGTCGGCGATGCAGGTTCCGGACGGGAGCGCCCGCATGTCGACCGTGAACTTCAGGAGAGCCCTGTCCACGATGGGCCCGCATCTCATCGTCCGCGGGGCGACCTCCACCCAGAACGGCCGCATCGTCTCGAAGACAGCGCCGGCGACCATGACGAGGTCGCCGGTCCGGTCGTTGACGAATCGCTGTGGGGTGAAAGCGAACCGCAGGTCGACCGAGATGACGTCCACGGGCTCCTTGCCCACGAACATCATCGTCGGACGGAACGTGACCGGAACCCGCTTCGTAGTGCCCCGCTCCGCGGCGGTCGCCACATCGAAGGTGTGACCGCCCTCCCCGTCCGCTCGGGGGAGCCACACCCTGGCCGGGTGCGCGGCCTGCTCGGGTGCGGTCACGAGCAGGACATCGCGTGCGTCCGCGCCCACCTGGAGGTCGGCGTCGAAAGTCTCCGTGTGCTCGTGGGCGTCAAGGTTCGGGCCGAACCGCACGCCCGTCGCAGTGGCTTGCCGGGGACCTGCCGAAGCGGTCGTGCCCGGCGGCTTGGTCGTCTTGGCGGCGAGCGAATCACGCCTGCCCTTGACGAACGCGAGAACCTCGTGCGCGCTCACCGGGTCGCGGCCGTAGTACGCGACCACCTTCGTCATGACCAGGCGGGCGATCGGCTCGCTGTATACCGACTCCGAGACTCTGTCCAGGACAGTGCGCCAGGTGAACTGGGGATGGTCCCAGTAGAGCAGCAACTCGGTCAGGAAGCGGTCGAGGGCGTCCAGGGCCGCCCCCTCCGAGTCGTGCAGGTCGCCTTTCCGGTAGCCGCGCTTGCCCCGCGGTTCCTCGCCCGGTCCGAATCTGCGAAGGGTCTCCGCCACAGCGGCGGGTGCCCGATCGGTCAGGTCGCCGACTTCTTTGGGAGCTGCCCCGTCCGCGAGCAAGGTGAGCAGGACGCGGGTGGCGTCGTCGTTCCACCCCGGGATGGAGCACACCTCCGCGTACTCCAGGAGATCGGCCCAGGTCGACCCGCTCCTGGTCTTCGTCCAGAGCCGGGTCAACTCTGCGACGACGGCGTGAAGCATCCGTTCGCGAGGACTTCGGGTGACGGAATTCAGCATGCTCATCGGGATCATCGACGCACCCGCTTCCGTGAGATCCGCCCAATCGGTCAAGAGCGGGGGAGGTTGAAGTACCTTTGTGTCGCCTCATCCTCGGCGAACATCTGCCCGTTCGGATTGAGTTTGATGGCACCGTGTCGGTCAACCGTTTTGGGCTCACCCAGTGGTCGCCACAGGTGGCCGGTCCAGGACCAATTGATATAGTAGATAATGGCGCCGAGCTTGTTTTGTTCTGTTTCGACGGACAGGTCGAGTATCACCGAGTCGTCTGGCAGTTGCTTGGTCAAGCTGATCAGACGCAGGGTGAGGTTCGCGAATCGCCTTGGTCGAGGAAGTTCGGTGCCATTGATCTCGCCATGGGCCTGATCGGTGACGTAGTAGACCTGCCGGTCGAACGATACGGTGAAGTCAGCACGCACTCGGTCCACCGCATGGCTGGGGACCACGTGCATCTTCGTGCAAAACGTCAGCGGGTTGCTGATGGGCAGCTGGGAATCGTGATCGGCGATGGCGGTCCCGGTGAACGTCTCATTGTCCACTTGGTACTCGAAGGGAATCTGTTCGGGCGGGCTGACGGACTTGAATCCGGTGATCGTGACTCCACGGATATGGGTCCCGATTTTCTTGTTCGCGCGTTGTCCGCTCAGCGGCTGTTTCCGCGACACGTGGATGCTTGCTTTGGCGGCGTGGATCGCCTCACCCAGCGCGGCAGGCGGAGCGACGATGCGACGCTCGCGCTGCGCACGGTGCTCACGCAGCTCGCGCTCGCGGTGGTCCGAGAGGTCGCGCAGGCGTCGGCGCTCGCGCCGCTCGTCCCGTTCGAGCTGCTCGCGCTGCTCGCGATCTTGCTCGTCCCGGTGTTCGCGCAGGCGTTGGCGATCGCGGTCGTCGCCGTACTTGTACCCCGATTCCCTTCGCCCGTCGACCACGCGGTCGGCCGTCGGCTGTCGGCCGAACCTTCGCTCGACTGTCTGGCGCACGGCGAGCTCGGCCTTCCCGACGAGATGGTGTTCATCGCGGGGAGCGCCTCTGTAGGTGAGCCGGTCGACCAGGTCTTGGATGACCTTGTCCTGCTCGTCGATCCCTAGCTCGCGTTTCGCGTCCGCCAGGACGGTCGTCCATTCCAGTTCTTTGTTCCCGTTCCAAATCCTGGCCGCCGCGGCGACGAGTGTCTCCAGCCGCTCGGTGACGCCGGCCGGTGAGTTGGAGGAGTCGATGTCACCAGGTTGCATCGGGGTTGTCCTTCCACGCGGATTGATCTTGGTCGCTCGAAGCGAGCATGTCGGCTACCTTCGTCGGGTGAAGTCAGGCGGCGCCGCCGACCCGGGAACGACGAGAATCTCCACGGCCGAGGCGATGGGCGGACGCACTCCCGCGAAGCTGGCCTCCACCCGGCGAATCCCGAGCGACGCGTTCGGAAAAACGATGTACGACAGGGCAAACGCGCCCTGACCGTCGGTGGTCACGCTGTACTCACCGGCGCCGCCGAGGGTGCTCACGGCGATCACCTGCAGTGGTGGAAAACCCTTCCCCGTCACCATGGTGACGGCGCCGTCCCGCACGACCGAGGGGTTGACCTCAAGGGACGTCGCGGACCCGCTGCCTTCCAGCCGGATGAGGCGGGCGCCGGTACTGGCGTTGCTTGGCACGATGAGGACGGCGGGTCGGCTGCCGGTCCCTTGTGGAGTGTGCGTCACCGTGATTGCGCAGGAGCCGCCGACGCTCAGGCTCCGCCCGCGACACTCGTTCGTGGCGATGGTGTAGTCGCCGGGGAAGATCATCGCGGGCACTCCGGGTTCGGGTTGGAGCGCGACTTCGCCGATGTCCAGGGCCACGGTGCCGACATTGCGCACCGTCACCGTCCGCGGCGGGCTGCTCGTCAGGGCGAGACGATCGCCGAAAGCCACCACGTCCTGGTCGATGTCGATGCTCAACACCACTGGTTCGCCACCACCGGTGAGCGCCGCCACCCCGAGCGGAACTCCCTGTGGGGACTGGAGTCGCAGCGTCGCGGTGCGCACCCCGGTGCTGGTCGGTCTGAAGCGGACCGACACCACGCAGGCGCCGGTGGTGTGGAACGTTCGTCCGACGCAGGTCTCAGCCGGGAACACGTCGAAATCCTGCGCGGCCGGTCCGCTGATGGAGACCGACCCGACCGTCAGTGGGCCGAACCCGGCGTAGTCGAAGGCCGCGGTAGCGGTGCTGTCGTTGCCGATCAGGATCGTGCCGAAGTCGATTGAGGACGGTGTGGAGGTCATCGCGGGGCTGAACTGGCGCACGAAGACGTCGGTGAAATCGTTGGTGTCGTCGGCGACAAGGTCTGTCGCGGCGGAGTCGTAGACCACAGTGCCGGCGTCGGCGGACAAGGCCGGAGCCGAGCTGTCGCCGTCAGCTTCGCACGTGGAGTCAGGGGCAGGCACCGCGGTGCATACCTGGCGCAGGCTGGGTGAGGCGAGTTCCGCGGGCAGTCGACCGAGTCCGCTCAGCTCGCGGTCGCCATCGGTGACGAGGTCGCGAACGACGATGTCGCACACCGAAGTCGACCGCGGCTGGACACATCGGCCGCGGCTGTCCGGCGCGTCCACCCCACCATGCATGGATCGGCCGAACGTGGCGAACGCCAGATAACGGCCGTCCGCCGACAAAGCGGGGGACAACCCGCCGCCCGGTTCTCCCAGCACATTCCGGGAAGCGATACGCAGCACGAACGGCTCGTCGTTTCCGGCCCCGCTGAGCCTGCCGTCTCCGTCCGGGTCGCGATCGACGACCAGGACATCCGGCTGCGAGGTCTGCGGGTCCTCCCACGTGAACCCGACCATACGGCCGTTCCCGGACACCGTGGGCTCGCCTACCGAGCCCGGAACCGGTGAGCCGTCGGCTACGAGGTCCAGCCTCGAGGTCAGTCCATCCGGGACCGTCACCTCGACGATCGCGCGTTCGCCCGCGCCCGGGACGCCGTTCCTTCGCAGTAGGGCGGTGATCACCACTCGTCGCCCGTCGGCCGAGACCATGGGCTCGGTCGCACGGAAGTTGTCCTCATAGCCGGGTGGCCCGTTGTCGACGATGAGGTATGGGTGATCAACCGCGGGCTGGTCGAGTTGCCCATCGGGATCTTTGCCGAGCACGGCCAGGACGACGATCCCCGAAACGAGCTCGTCGTCCGGCACCGCGGCGGACAGCCGCAGTTTCGACCGCAGGGACGGCGGACCGATGTTGTGCTGCATCCAGGCCACGGTGGTTCCGTCCGCGGAGACGCTGGGCATGATGTTTTCCCACAGTCGCCCGAAATTGTCGAAGTCGGTCCGGCGTCCCACCGAGATGTAGCGGTAGGCGACGGCCCCGTCGTCGGTTCGCTCGTCGAAGACGGCATCGCCGTCCGGGTCGCGGTCCACGACGAAGACGTCCTCGACGAAGTCCTGGTCGGGCGTCCCGAAGTTCCACGCGGTCGACTGGAACGCGACGTGGCGTCCGTCGGCTGAGATCGAGGGGCCGCGGGATGCGCCATTCGGCTGTGTTTCCCCGGCGGTGCCAGGGAGCTGCCCGCGCGAAAGCATGATCGTTTTTCCGGTGACGCGGTCTCGTGCGTAGACGTCCAGGTCGGCGTCTTCGCCGTCCAACGGGTCCAACGCCGCCTCCGTCGTGAAGACCACGTGGCGCCCATCCGCCGACACCGAAGGCTCGAACGAGCCGCCCACCGCCTCGGTGCCGGTGTCGAAAACCGACACCCGTTCCGTTCGGCTGCTCACCACCTGCGCGGCCGCCGGTGCGGTCAAGTCCGCCACGACAACGGGAACGACCGCTGTGAGTACGAGGACCGCGCCTACGACACGACCTCGCCTGCCACTGAGCGGAAACGTATCCACCACCCCTCCTCATGATCCGCGGGCCACCTCGACGATGACGTCGCCGGGCGTCGGTTTCCCTCGGTGACAGGACAATCAGCCTCGGAGAACCCGGCGACAAGGTGTTGTCCGGCCAAGAGTTCGAGCACCCGCACCTCCCCGAAGGGCATTGGTGATCGCGTTCGGACGCGGTCATCCCGCGCGATCGAGAATTGGGCAGACTTTCGGGCACTCTCGATTCGACGACGGCGGCAGCGCATTGCCTGATCGCTTACCTGCTCGCCTCCGGGAAACCGGCTTCCCCGCCGATAATCTGGCCGCACGGCGTCATGTCCGTATTCCACGCGAGGGCGGCTCCGCACAATGGGATCGCCATGATGGGCAGGCAGGATGAACCCGACGAGTGAAGCCGAACGTTCCGAGCAGCGAGACGACGCCAGAAGGGCGAACTTGCGCCGGGACGCCGGGTCGCTGCTGGACAACTGGAAGAACATACTTCGAGCGCACCAAACCGGGCTCCTGGCGGATTTCCTGACCACGCTGACCTCGCCCGAGATCAAGTCAGCTTGGAGCTACGAGCAGGGCACACTGGTGTTGGACGAGTGGCTCAAGGCCAAGCTGATGACAGTCGGTGGCGACCTGCGCACGGCGTATGTCGAATTCTGTGGGGATCGGGCGCACCACTCCCCGACACTCGACGATGCCTTGGCGGGCAGAAAGATGGTTTGGGCCTCGGGGGATCACGCGACTTTTCTGCGTCTCTTCCGGGCCCAATCGGGTGCCGCTGCCGCTCCGCGCGATCTCGCGGAGCGGACCGAGGCCTTGATCCAGGCCGTAGTCACGCCTTCGCCGCCGCCACGCCCGCCGCGCCGACCGGCACCGCAGCCGCCCGCCCAGGTTCCTGCCAGGGGCATTCCCGCGCATCGGCCGGTGCCGCCCGAACGGCGACAGGAAACAGGGAGGGACAAGGGCAAGGACAAAGTGGGTGTCCCGGCTCGTGTCGTTTCGGC is drawn from Actinokineospora alba and contains these coding sequences:
- a CDS encoding choice-of-anchor D domain-containing protein, which gives rise to MTAPAAAQVVSSRTERVSVFDTGTEAVGGSFEPSVSADGRHVVFTTEAALDPLDGEDADLDVYARDRVTGKTIMLSRGQLPGTAGETQPNGASRGPSISADGRHVAFQSTAWNFGTPDQDFVEDVFVVDRDPDGDAVFDERTDDGAVAYRYISVGRRTDFDNFGRLWENIMPSVSADGTTVAWMQHNIGPPSLRSKLRLSAAVPDDELVSGIVVLAVLGKDPDGQLDQPAVDHPYLIVDNGPPGYEDNFRATEPMVSADGRRVVITALLRRNGVPGAGERAIVEVTVPDGLTSRLDLVADGSPVPGSVGEPTVSGNGRMVGFTWEDPQTSQPDVLVVDRDPDGDGRLSGAGNDEPFVLRIASRNVLGEPGGGLSPALSADGRYLAFATFGRSMHGGVDAPDSRGRCVQPRSTSVCDIVVRDLVTDGDRELSGLGRLPAELASPSLRQVCTAVPAPDSTCEADGDSSAPALSADAGTVVYDSAATDLVADDTNDFTDVFVRQFSPAMTSTPSSIDFGTILIGNDSTATAAFDYAGFGPLTVGSVSISGPAAQDFDVFPAETCVGRTFHTTGACVVSVRFRPTSTGVRTATLRLQSPQGVPLGVAALTGGGEPVVLSIDIDQDVVAFGDRLALTSSPPRTVTVRNVGTVALDIGEVALQPEPGVPAMIFPGDYTIATNECRGRSLSVGGSCAITVTHTPQGTGSRPAVLIVPSNASTGARLIRLEGSGSATSLEVNPSVVRDGAVTMVTGKGFPPLQVIAVSTLGGAGEYSVTTDGQGAFALSYIVFPNASLGIRRVEASFAGVRPPIASAVEILVVPGSAAPPDFTRRR
- a CDS encoding ABC transporter substrate-binding protein — encoded protein: MRTTNSRRALALTAVATLLTACAGGGATVGETGGGRDPLTATTGFDGSTITLGVLSPLSGPAAVFGRPMTSGNEVWFKHINSQGGIGGKYPVRLVEEDTQYRPDLTVQRYNKVKGDVVAFTQLVGTTPTLALLPLLTADKILAAPASGDAVWVRKDNLLPITAPYQIQSINAVDHYLTERGGTPQSKICTMIQDDAYGEAGQQGIDFAAQRYGFTVTMTQRYKLGTENYAGQIGALAGAGCEMVFLAATPTDAGKIWGAAAQARFTPKWYGQAPSYAGALAESPLASYLQQHVLIAYEGTEWGDQSVPGMKDLIDRVSRFAPQQQPDLYFTFGYNQARAMTAVLEKAVELGDLSRDGVLSASRELGTVSFDGLSGDYVYGRTDTRNPPRTTTLFRIDPAKPFGLATLKYNFTSDAAKAYPF